In one window of Ruminococcus hominis DNA:
- a CDS encoding GNAT family N-acetyltransferase, translating into MIRKLLNGDIDRVADIWLKTNLKTHYFISNQYWKSNYELVKEMMLQSEVYVYEDDKMIQGFVGLNGEYIEGIFVSDEMQSCGIGKLLLDYIKDKKVRLQLNVYQKNARAISFYQREGFIIQCEGLDEATGEKEYTMLWKQK; encoded by the coding sequence ATGATTAGAAAATTACTGAACGGAGATATCGATAGAGTTGCTGACATATGGTTAAAGACAAATCTGAAAACACATTATTTTATTTCCAATCAATACTGGAAAAGTAATTATGAATTAGTGAAAGAAATGATGTTACAATCCGAAGTCTATGTGTATGAAGATGATAAAATGATTCAAGGATTTGTAGGATTAAATGGTGAATATATCGAAGGTATTTTTGTCTCTGATGAAATGCAGTCGTGCGGCATCGGTAAGCTTTTATTGGATTATATTAAGGATAAAAAAGTTAGATTACAATTAAATGTATATCAGAAGAATGCCAGAGCAATTTCTTTTTACCAAAGAGAAGGGTTCATTATTCAATGTGAAGGTTTGGATGAAGCTACTGGTGAAAAAGAATACACCATGCTATGGAAACAAAAATAG
- a CDS encoding NAD(P)H-dependent oxidoreductase has product MAKKVLIISTSFRGGSNSDVLAKECAKGAKEAGHDVELLSLKGIISLKILRSDQC; this is encoded by the coding sequence GTGGCAAAAAAAGTATTGATCATATCTACAAGTTTTCGAGGAGGCAGCAATTCTGATGTACTCGCAAAGGAGTGTGCAAAGGGAGCAAAAGAAGCTGGGCATGATGTGGAACTTCTTTCTTTGAAAGGAATTATAAGTTTGAAAATCCTTAGATCGGACCAGTGCTGA
- a CDS encoding sugar O-acetyltransferase: MTFEEYLSNMKPGYTVDGGSEDHLIMHELSQRALKITMELNNKYHTKEEIVQLMSELTGQKIDESFGMFPPFYTDCGRNIHIGNNVFINAGCKFQDQGGIYIEDGVLIGHNAVLATINHMEDPEKRAGMIFQPIHIEKNVWIGANVTVLPGVTIGKGSIIAAGAVVTKDVPANMIAAGVPAKVIRKVKKDAEKGEI, from the coding sequence ATGACATTTGAAGAATATTTGAGTAATATGAAGCCCGGATATACTGTAGACGGTGGAAGTGAAGACCATCTGATCATGCATGAGCTGTCTCAAAGGGCATTAAAAATAACGATGGAGCTGAATAACAAATATCATACAAAAGAAGAAATTGTACAGCTTATGTCAGAACTTACCGGGCAGAAAATAGATGAGAGTTTTGGAATGTTTCCTCCGTTTTATACGGATTGTGGGCGAAATATCCATATAGGTAATAATGTTTTTATTAATGCAGGATGTAAGTTTCAGGATCAGGGTGGTATTTATATAGAGGATGGAGTCCTGATTGGACATAATGCAGTACTGGCAACAATCAATCATATGGAAGATCCTGAGAAAAGAGCTGGTATGATATTTCAGCCGATTCATATTGAAAAAAATGTATGGATTGGAGCAAATGTAACGGTTCTTCCAGGGGTTACGATTGGTAAAGGTTCGATCATTGCAGCCGGAGCAGTTGTAACAAAAGATGTTCCGGCCAATATGATTGCGGCAGGAGTGCCTGCGAAAGTTATACGTAAGGTTAAAAAAGACGCTGAAAAAGGAGAAATTTAA
- a CDS encoding alpha/beta hydrolase, whose amino-acid sequence MLKTEELKLVSEWDKTFPQSEKVDHKKVTFVNRYGITLAADLYKPKNVSGKYPAIAVSGPFGAVKEQCSGLYAQTMAEKGYLTIAFDPSFTGESGGNPRFMASPDINTEDFMAAVDFLSVREDVDTDKIGIIGICGWGGMALNATALDTRIKATVASTMYDMTRVNANGYFDSEDSEEARYAKKQSLNALRTQEYRKGEYSRSGGCVPLPVPEDAPLFVKDYSEYYKGRCYHKRSLNSNGGWNSIGCMSFMNQPILKYSNEIRSAVLIVHGEKAHSYYFGKDAYENMIKDSKYTSNKELLTIPGAVHTDLYDNLDVIPFDKIQKFFKENGVG is encoded by the coding sequence ATGTTAAAAACAGAAGAATTAAAGTTGGTATCTGAATGGGATAAAACTTTTCCACAGAGTGAAAAAGTAGACCATAAGAAAGTGACATTTGTAAATCGTTATGGAATCACACTTGCTGCAGATCTGTATAAGCCGAAAAATGTGTCAGGGAAATATCCTGCGATTGCCGTAAGCGGACCATTTGGTGCAGTCAAAGAACAGTGTTCTGGATTATATGCACAGACGATGGCTGAAAAAGGATATTTAACGATTGCATTTGATCCTTCTTTTACGGGGGAAAGTGGAGGAAATCCAAGATTCATGGCCTCTCCGGATATTAATACAGAAGATTTCATGGCTGCTGTTGATTTTCTTTCTGTTCGGGAAGATGTGGATACGGATAAAATAGGAATCATTGGAATCTGCGGATGGGGTGGAATGGCTCTTAACGCAACTGCATTGGATACAAGAATAAAAGCAACTGTAGCATCTACCATGTATGATATGACAAGGGTAAATGCAAATGGGTACTTTGATTCTGAGGACAGTGAAGAAGCACGTTATGCAAAGAAACAGTCACTGAATGCCCTCAGAACACAAGAATACCGTAAAGGCGAGTATTCCAGAAGCGGTGGTTGTGTTCCACTTCCGGTTCCGGAAGATGCCCCTCTCTTCGTAAAAGATTATAGTGAGTATTATAAAGGCAGATGTTATCACAAAAGGAGCCTGAATTCCAATGGGGGCTGGAACAGTATTGGATGCATGTCATTTATGAATCAGCCAATATTAAAGTACAGTAATGAAATCAGAAGTGCAGTCCTTATCGTTCACGGAGAAAAAGCACACAGCTATTATTTTGGAAAAGATGCTTATGAAAATATGATCAAGGACAGCAAGTACACATCCAATAAAGAGCTGCTGACAATTCCAGGGGCTGTTCATACAGATCTTTACGATAATCTGGATGTAATCCCATTTGATAAAATCCAGAAATTTTTTAAAGAAAACGGGGTTGGTTAA
- a CDS encoding MerR family transcriptional regulator: protein MYTIGQVSAMFSLPVSTLRYYDKEGFFPNLERKGNIRYFSDNELEALRIIECLKKSGLEIKDIKQFFIWVSEGSASYEKRKELFEARKSAVETEIQELQKTLSLLKFKCWYYETAMKDGNEDTINAMLPDKLPKNIQKLYDKGHE from the coding sequence ATGTATACAATCGGTCAGGTCTCTGCAATGTTTAGTCTTCCTGTTTCTACCTTAAGATATTATGACAAGGAAGGTTTTTTCCCTAATCTAGAACGTAAAGGAAACATCCGTTATTTCAGCGATAATGAGTTGGAAGCGCTTCGTATCATTGAATGTCTGAAGAAATCTGGGCTTGAGATCAAAGATATAAAGCAATTTTTTATCTGGGTATCTGAAGGCAGCGCCAGCTATGAAAAAAGGAAAGAATTATTTGAAGCCAGAAAATCAGCTGTTGAAACTGAAATCCAGGAACTTCAAAAAACTCTCTCCCTCTTAAAATTTAAGTGCTGGTATTATGAAACAGCAATGAAAGATGGTAATGAAGATACGATAAATGCCATGTTACCTGATAAACTTCCAAAAAATATACAGAAACTATATGACAAAGGACATGAATGA
- a CDS encoding class I SAM-dependent methyltransferase produces MRFFENTRKPQGFGGKLMTKMMNSGHAKLSQWGFSNISAKSDAEVLDIGCGGGANIAVWLDRCRNGHVTGMDYSEVSVAESQKLNALAIKQGKCNVVQGDVSAIPFSDATFDYVSAFETVYFWPGLVKCFSEVNRVLKSEGIFLICNESDGTNAADEKWTKMINGMKIYTSKQLVAALKEAGFTEIKTYSNAKNHWISIVATK; encoded by the coding sequence ATGAGATTTTTTGAAAATACCCGTAAGCCACAAGGCTTCGGCGGAAAATTGATGACGAAGATGATGAACAGCGGTCACGCCAAATTATCGCAATGGGGATTCTCAAATATCTCCGCGAAGTCTGATGCTGAAGTTCTGGACATCGGCTGTGGCGGCGGAGCAAATATTGCGGTCTGGCTTGATAGATGTAGAAATGGCCACGTGACAGGAATGGATTATTCTGAGGTTAGTGTGGCAGAATCTCAAAAATTGAACGCCCTCGCCATTAAACAAGGGAAATGTAATGTAGTTCAAGGAGATGTATCTGCTATACCCTTTTCTGACGCGACTTTTGATTATGTTTCTGCCTTCGAAACAGTTTACTTTTGGCCAGGATTAGTAAAATGCTTTTCCGAGGTCAACCGTGTGCTGAAAAGCGAAGGCATATTCCTGATTTGTAACGAGAGTGACGGAACGAATGCCGCAGATGAAAAATGGACAAAGATGATCAATGGTATGAAGATTTACACATCTAAACAACTTGTTGCCGCTTTGAAAGAAGCGGGTTTTACAGAGATTAAAACGTATTCAAATGCAAAAAATCATTGGATAAGTATTGTTGCAACGAAATAG
- a CDS encoding MFS transporter, which yields MMKNYKKTKLACYLGFITQAVAANFAPLLFLKFHTDYNISLGNIAMISTSFFFTQLLVDLFCAKYVDKIGYRVCIVASEVCSAAGLVGLAFLPEIIPSPFIGIIISVILYAIGSGLIEVLGSPIVEACPFENKEATMSLLHSFYCWGAVGTILVSTAFFLLFGIGSWKWLAVIFALIPAINIINFATCPIESLVEEGQGMGIRKLFSNPMFLIAIVMMVCSGASELAMAQWASAYAESALGFSKAVGDIAGPCMFAVTMGISRVLFGKAGDKMKLNRFMIGSGILCFVCYLLASFSENPIIGLAGCIVCGFSVGIMWPGTISISSKAFPTGGTAMFALLAMAGDLGGSIGPAIVGRGADMFGGSIHVGMRIGLLFPITLCFMLFLFNIMNHNANKQK from the coding sequence ATGATGAAGAATTATAAAAAGACAAAATTGGCGTGTTATTTGGGATTTATTACGCAGGCAGTTGCTGCGAATTTTGCACCTTTACTATTTCTGAAATTTCATACAGATTACAATATTTCACTTGGAAACATTGCTATGATATCAACATCCTTTTTCTTTACACAGCTTTTGGTAGATTTGTTTTGTGCCAAGTACGTGGACAAAATTGGATATAGAGTATGCATTGTTGCTTCAGAAGTATGTTCGGCTGCAGGCCTTGTAGGTTTGGCATTTTTACCGGAAATAATTCCATCTCCGTTTATTGGTATTATTATAAGTGTCATTTTGTATGCGATTGGAAGTGGCTTAATCGAGGTTTTAGGAAGTCCTATTGTGGAAGCATGTCCGTTTGAGAACAAGGAGGCTACTATGAGCCTTCTGCATTCCTTTTACTGTTGGGGAGCAGTTGGAACTATACTTGTTTCGACCGCTTTCTTTCTGCTATTTGGAATTGGCAGCTGGAAATGGCTTGCTGTTATTTTTGCATTAATTCCTGCTATCAATATTATTAATTTTGCAACTTGTCCGATTGAATCATTAGTAGAGGAAGGACAGGGAATGGGAATCAGAAAATTATTTTCAAATCCCATGTTCCTGATTGCCATTGTGATGATGGTCTGTTCCGGGGCATCGGAGCTTGCAATGGCACAATGGGCATCTGCGTACGCAGAATCAGCCCTAGGATTTTCAAAGGCAGTGGGAGATATTGCCGGACCTTGTATGTTTGCTGTGACGATGGGAATTTCACGAGTGTTGTTTGGAAAAGCCGGTGATAAAATGAAACTAAACAGATTTATGATTGGTTCCGGTATCTTATGTTTTGTATGTTATTTATTAGCGTCATTTTCAGAAAATCCGATCATTGGACTTGCTGGATGTATTGTATGTGGGTTTTCTGTAGGAATCATGTGGCCCGGTACAATCAGCATCTCTTCCAAGGCATTTCCAACAGGAGGAACTGCAATGTTTGCACTTTTAGCAATGGCAGGTGATCTTGGAGGAAGCATAGGTCCAGCCATTGTAGGAAGGGGTGCGGACATGTTTGGAGGTAGTATTCATGTGGGCATGCGCATTGGACTCCTGTTTCCGATTACGTTGTGTTTTATGCTATTTTTATTCAATATAATGAACCACAATGCGAATAAGCAGAAATAG
- a CDS encoding AraC family transcriptional regulator, whose amino-acid sequence MSQKEKKKLVSIKTDDTLMETALHGIHLFPYKLYDENITDYDFNCIDWHWHTEFEFVYIESGIVHFNVGEDNFDMSEGQGIFINSKVIHKMHSENDAVIPNFLFLPSLIAPKESLIYQKFVLPFLNSSLGYYIFSSSQEWQKEILSEMQKLIQFSRGEINELQISVQLQKIWALITSNVICYPETQNVNASSLARLQMMMQFIHSNYPESISLLDIAKVGEVSISTALNLFRNVLNTSPVNYLICYRLRKAALLLTNTEKKVSAISIETGFSNADYFCKTFKRMYSLTPTEYRNVKK is encoded by the coding sequence ATGTCGCAGAAAGAAAAGAAAAAGCTTGTAAGTATAAAAACCGATGATACACTGATGGAAACTGCTTTACATGGGATTCATCTTTTTCCATACAAACTCTATGATGAAAACATAACCGATTATGATTTTAACTGTATTGACTGGCATTGGCATACCGAATTTGAATTTGTATATATCGAATCCGGTATAGTTCACTTTAATGTAGGAGAAGATAATTTTGACATGTCCGAGGGACAGGGAATATTTATTAATTCCAAAGTTATTCATAAAATGCATTCCGAAAATGACGCTGTAATTCCAAATTTTCTCTTTCTTCCGTCTCTGATTGCTCCGAAAGAAAGTTTAATCTATCAGAAATTTGTGTTACCTTTTCTGAACTCATCTTTGGGTTATTACATTTTTTCTTCTTCACAGGAATGGCAGAAAGAAATTTTGTCTGAAATGCAAAAGCTTATACAGTTTAGCAGAGGTGAAATAAATGAACTACAAATATCTGTTCAATTACAAAAGATATGGGCACTCATAACTTCAAATGTTATTTGTTACCCAGAAACTCAAAATGTGAATGCTTCCTCACTTGCACGGTTACAAATGATGATGCAATTTATACATTCGAATTACCCTGAAAGCATTTCTCTTTTGGATATTGCCAAAGTTGGGGAAGTGAGTATCAGTACTGCCTTGAATTTGTTTCGTAATGTACTGAATACATCTCCTGTCAACTATCTGATATGCTACAGGTTAAGGAAGGCAGCATTACTTCTTACCAATACAGAAAAAAAAGTAAGTGCCATTTCAATAGAAACTGGATTCAGTAATGCAGATTATTTCTGTAAAACATTTAAGAGAATGTATTCCTTAACTCCTACAGAGTATAGAAACGTAAAGAAATGA
- a CDS encoding tyrosine-type recombinase/integrase, translating to MASIRERNGKFNVIYSYTNEKGERKQKWETYETKAEAKRRKKEIEYKKEMGSFVVRKCKTLDELIAEYVALYGKENWALSTYEGNVSLINNYILPIIGDTKLSEINTRFIERYYQSLLKRRAVINPLNKTSRNEFVSSSTVRDINKLLRNCFEQAVKWELMEKNPCTHATVPKHKSQKRDIWTADTLMYALSVCEDERLKLAINLSFSCSLRLGELLGLTWDCVDISPEAIEENRAYVFINKESQRIRKESLNALDGKDVLLVFPTNHKKNSTVRILKTPKTESSVRKIFLPKSVANMLVDWKAEQDEMKEILGDEYMDYNLVMASTFGLPLGDGAIRGPLKKLIEDYNLPPVVFHSFRHSSVTYKLKLNGGDIKAVQGDSGHAQVNMVTDVYSHILDDDRRKNAELFEEAFYEKKNLDPQMHVQQENNNTVADEVDPELLAKVLANPEMRALLNSLAKTMK from the coding sequence ATGGCATCTATAAGAGAACGAAACGGAAAATTTAATGTAATCTATTCTTATACGAATGAAAAAGGTGAGAGGAAACAGAAGTGGGAAACCTATGAAACGAAAGCCGAAGCAAAGAGAAGAAAAAAAGAAATTGAATATAAAAAAGAGATGGGATCATTTGTCGTCCGTAAATGCAAAACACTGGACGAGCTTATTGCAGAATATGTTGCACTTTATGGCAAAGAAAACTGGGCGCTTTCTACATATGAAGGAAATGTCTCTCTTATCAATAACTATATTCTTCCGATCATTGGTGATACGAAACTCTCAGAGATCAATACCCGTTTCATCGAAAGATATTATCAGAGTCTTTTGAAGAGACGTGCAGTTATCAATCCATTGAATAAAACCAGTCGAAATGAATTTGTATCTTCCAGTACGGTCAGGGATATTAATAAGCTGCTTAGAAATTGTTTTGAACAGGCAGTGAAATGGGAGTTGATGGAGAAGAATCCTTGCACCCATGCGACTGTACCAAAACATAAATCACAAAAAAGAGACATCTGGACAGCGGATACATTAATGTATGCGCTCAGTGTCTGTGAAGATGAGCGGTTAAAGCTTGCAATAAATCTATCCTTTTCATGTTCCTTACGACTTGGTGAGCTGCTTGGTCTTACCTGGGATTGTGTAGATATTTCTCCTGAGGCAATTGAAGAAAACCGTGCATATGTCTTCATCAACAAAGAATCACAGCGTATAAGAAAAGAATCGTTGAATGCATTGGATGGAAAAGATGTGTTGTTGGTATTCCCGACAAATCATAAGAAGAATTCTACGGTCCGTATTCTGAAAACACCAAAGACAGAAAGCAGTGTGCGTAAGATATTCTTACCAAAGAGTGTCGCTAATATGTTGGTAGACTGGAAAGCGGAACAGGATGAAATGAAAGAAATCCTTGGTGATGAATATATGGACTATAACCTGGTTATGGCAAGTACCTTTGGTCTTCCTCTCGGAGATGGAGCAATCCGTGGTCCTTTAAAGAAACTGATCGAGGACTATAATCTCCCACCAGTTGTGTTTCACAGTTTCCGTCATAGCAGCGTTACTTATAAGCTGAAACTGAATGGTGGGGACATCAAAGCGGTACAGGGTGATTCCGGTCATGCTCAGGTCAATATGGTTACGGATGTGTACTCTCATATTCTGGATGATGATAGAAGGAAAAATGCAGAGCTTTTTGAAGAAGCATTTTATGAGAAAAAGAATCTGGATCCACAGATGCATGTACAGCAGGAAAATAATAATACTGTTGCCGATGAAGTTGATCCGGAACTTCTGGCAAAAGTCTTGGCAAATCCGGAGATGCGGGCATTGCTCAATTCACTGGCGAAGACGATGAAGTAA